One Podospora pseudopauciseta strain CBS 411.78 chromosome 4, whole genome shotgun sequence genomic window, CCTGCTCCGGTTGGGGAAGGTGGTGTGTCTAAGACGGAAGAGCAGCAGTTACAATCTCACCCGCAGGTAGAAGGAGGGCATCAAGGAGGGGATATTGGGTTGGGACTGCAAATGGCGTTGGGGGTGGCTCCACCGCCGGCGGCTGTTTAGGATGGTaatgatgctgatggggcAGAGGTAGTGGATTGGAGTTTCTGGTATAATATGAATGTTTAGTCATTGCGGAGGGGGCGGCGGTTGGtgaaaaaatatatataccaaGAGCGAGGGATAGCGCCGAGGCGCGGTATTGAGTGTAGGTTAGGAGAATACATCATACCcttttgtttgtgtttttACTGTTAGTCTTATTGAATGATGAGAAGATGCTAGGTCgtatgaggatgaggatcaTCATTGATGATGTCCCCACTTGAACCCCGTCGTGTATCTGTTGGTCTGATTCGCAAGGGACTGTAAGGAGGTAGGTTGGAAGTTGCTTTCAGTTTAAGGTTACCTTTTCAAGATATCAGTCGCAGTCTTTATCGTTGAGCgaccctacctacctaccagaAAACGATCATGACAGTATTATCGGTGCAACCAAAAGCTGTAGCAAACCAGGCGAGATAACCCCCCCTGCGGCAACACCACCCCTAAACTCCCCCAATCCCACCTGGATTCTCCATCCCACCTCAAGAAGCCGACGTCGTCCAAATAAGCTTTTCCCAACGCGACAAAAAAAGCCAATGACAACTTGTCACCAATCCCCCCGAGTAATGTTAGAGACCAGGGGGGCCAACAAATCCCATTTAGTTCATTCCAAGAAACCAGACATTGAGATGACGGCGAGAGAAAATAGCTCTTCTGTTCTCTCTGTTCCAAAAGCTCCAATTaaaccccaactcctccctaGTCGTTTCAGTTGCCTGGGCCTCCCCAAATTTCCTGATCTGcatccatcaccaaaaaagacaacaGCATATATTTACcaaccaaaagaaaagatatatatatatattccCCGAcgcaaaacaaaaaactcACCTTGCATGACATTTTTTTGAtggcaccatcacctcccaaGCTAGCACAAGAAATCCGAGGCGACGGAGCGTACATTGTACCATCTCCACACACCCTATTATCACACACCCCACCCTGCCTCCCTCTTGCTTGCCCGTGTCAGGCAAACGAAAAATtcaccaaccaaaccaaTCCAAGGGAAAAATTATGTGCATGCAGAAAGACAAAGTCTGGTTAGAGTGCAATCACCGCGCCTTTTTTCGCTTCGAGCCCTGCGCCAGGCTCGGCCACGGCTGCTTCGGTGCCGGCGGCGACCACGACGAGGTGCACGTGCAAGATATCTGCGCAGACTGCAAGAGAAAAGACCCCAACCCTGCCGCCCGTGAGGCcgagagggtgaggagggagatggagctgCACGCTaggagggcggaggaagAGCGTGTTGCGCAGATCAAAAGGCTTCAGATTGAGGCTAGGAGGAGGGCAGAGGATGCGAAGAGaaagcaggaggaggaagcgctcaagttggcgaggagaagggagagggaaaggcGGCAGCTGGAGAAGCAGGTTGATAATAAGGCTGCGAAAGCTCTGGAGAGCCATAAACGGAAAcatgaagggggggaggaggatgaaccGAAGGCTAAGCGacagagagggagggttggcggtggatgaAACCGCAGGATGAGTTGAATGCGGTTGACAGGCCGATCAAAGTTTGAGGGTTGTCGAAGCGTCGATGGGGAAGATGCCTGGCATTTACAAGCCTCATATCAGCGTTGCCGTCTCTATGGTTAGCAACTTGGCAATCAGATGGCTCCGGGCACGTTGCAGACTGGTTCGAGAGGGGGGGGCAGAGAAGCCTCATGCTTGTCATGGCTAGTCAAAGGAAGACAACGGTGGCGGGTCGAGGGATGAAAGGCAGCCAGTTCTCCCAAGCCGCTGAGATATGGCTAGCCGAGGGACATGAGTAGCCAGGAGAAGGAATGTCGCAAATGGTGAGTCGGACCGCTTTCTGAAGACCTGATATATTTGCTGACAGGTCCAGCCTAGGAAACAGTTCCAAGCACTGGGATGAAATCCAAAGATTAAATCCGTACACGGACCAAATGTTGGTTCCTAAATGATAAACACTCGCTAGGAGATGTCCAGGGCCTCTTATAAATAACACAAGAAGACAACCGCCCAAAAACCAGACTGGATGTAAATCAAACTCAGTGGTTGAGAAATGGGGAGCGGGAGGTATCGGTTGTAAGGAGTGTTGTAGAAGAACGGTTTGGGGTTTTTGAACTCTGATTCAAATTTAAATTAATCACTTTTTCGTGCCGTAGACTAGCAATAGCCATCAACTGATACCACACATACAACAAGACATGTCGTcgaagaaggaaggagcTGGTGTGTGAGTCCCCCTTTCAGCTTGGCAGTTGGCCGCCGGTCTGCGAGCATCCGTCAAGACATTTGTCAGCTACGTCATACCACTAAGTTCCTTACTGAGAAGACACACGTGATTTCGCGACATTCCGTGCCACGCAACCAAACGGCCATCGCGACAGGCAGACTTATCAGCGTGCATCTCAGCCTTCTGACTTTGATCTCATCACAGATCCCATGTGAGCACTGCTGTTCGCATCATGCCTGGAAGGAAACGAAGCGCCCCGATCGACAACCCCAGCCCACGGACCACCCGCGCCACCCGCTCCAGCGCTCGCAGGACAGCTGCCAAAAATGACAATGATGTTATTCCCGATGTGGTCAAAGAAATGGTGGTGGAAGTGAGGAAAGCGAAACAAGCTGCCGCAGAAAATGAAGACACTCCAACAGAACCGCCACGAAAGCGGAAACGACCCGGGGAGAAACCCGCCAAGCCATCCAAGGAGAATGACGCTGGGAATGACGGCAATGATGAGGAGATTGAGTTTGAAGATGTTCCAATACCTGCTCTGACTATCCAGACCATGGTTAGAGACacggatgacgaggaggatgacgatgacgatgacgatgatatCCAGTTTGAGGACGTCAATATCAACGGTGCTCAAGCAAACACAAGATATGAAGGGCCGAAGACGTTGGATCTTGATCTTACTGCTTATATGGCCTCGTTGGCTCCGAAAAAAGGAGACCGTCGCAAGGcattggggagggaggaaaaggaccGTCGTATAGAGACACACAAGGTTCATCTTCTCTGTCTGCTGGCTCACGTAGAGTTGAGGAACCGGTGGTGCAACGACCCCGAGGTTCAAGATGCTCTTCGTCCGCTGCTGTCTCAGAAAACAGTAGGATTTTTGCGTCCGAGGGCAAGTCTGAACCAGTTCAGCCGGACTGAATCACTGAGAAGGGGTATCtccgaggccaaggaggtgTTCAGAACCAGGTTTGAGATCACCGAGCGAGGGCTACAGAGAG contains:
- a CDS encoding hypothetical protein (EggNog:ENOG503PR3S) — its product is MCMQKDKVWLECNHRAFFRFEPCARLGHGCFGAGGDHDEVHVQDICADCKRKDPNPAAREAERVRREMELHARRAEEERVAQIKRLQIEARRRAEDAKRKQEEEALKLARRRERERRQLEKQVDNKAAKALESHKRKHEGGEEDEPKAKRQRGRVGGG